The proteins below are encoded in one region of Triticum aestivum cultivar Chinese Spring chromosome 1B, IWGSC CS RefSeq v2.1, whole genome shotgun sequence:
- the LOC123090686 gene encoding uncharacterized protein — protein MESRDRSPSTNAMRIWRVLTHQDPMTDKVYKIACSRMDIVAHGSITFGLVWCSPVRDEFRRMKQRLGDREITLEVCCLVPDPPRSELALSSSHADIGILPCFFHGLMNLPSPA, from the exons ATGGAGTCCCGGGATCGCTCGCCGTCAACCAATGCTATGCGGATCTGGCGAGTCCTAACTCACCAAGATCCCATGACGGACAAG GTGTACAAAATTGCTTGTTCCCGGATGGATATAGTAGCACATGGATCCATCACCTTTGGTCTTGTCTGGTGTTCTCCCGTGCGTGACGAATTTCGAAG GATGAAACAGAGGCTGGGCGACAGGGAGATTACACTGGAAGTGTGTTGCCTTGTGCCAGATCCGCCACGAAGTGAGCTGGCCCTCTCCTCCTCTCATGCCGACATCGGCATATTGCCCTGCTTCTTCCACGGCTTGATGAACCTACCTTCGCCAGCTTGA